A window of Pseudomonadota bacterium contains these coding sequences:
- the tuf gene encoding elongation factor Tu (EF-Tu; promotes GTP-dependent binding of aminoacyl-tRNA to the A-site of ribosomes during protein biosynthesis; when the tRNA anticodon matches the mRNA codon, GTP hydrolysis results; the inactive EF-Tu-GDP leaves the ribosome and release of GDP is promoted by elongation factor Ts; many prokaryotes have two copies of the gene encoding EF-Tu), whose product VELPSGTEMVMPGDNIKVTAELIAPIAMDEGLRFAIREGGHTVGAGVVTKVVE is encoded by the coding sequence TGTAGAGTTGCCCAGTGGTACGGAAATGGTGATGCCAGGTGACAACATCAAAGTCACGGCTGAGTTGATAGCGCCGATTGCGATGGATGAAGGCTTGCGCTTTGCGATTCGTGAGGGTGGTCACACCGTTGGTGCTGGCGTGGTCACGAAGGTGGTAGAATAA